The following are encoded together in the Conger conger chromosome 11, fConCon1.1, whole genome shotgun sequence genome:
- the wsb2 gene encoding WD repeat and SOCS box-containing protein 2 isoform X1 translates to MDSHNICSSNRPTDIQGAEETAPLIGELKPIHPPSVDGRAGCETWSVEFSPDGSYFAWSKGYGIVQLLRWPLQGIGWHGTAQLPDRGKEKTLDCGQTVWGLAFGPRTSKFARRTDDFKLRELNEIAQPLLLATGLSNGAIKVWEVETGHLCFNLSGHQSVVRDLVFTPNGSLTLVSGSRDTTLRIWDLNKSDKTAQVLSGHTNWVYSVSVSPDCSMIASVCRGNPKVFLWSLRSYTFIRNLKSSDTFQVSCDFSPDGALLVTAAYFDNWETSLWDPYTGEHLFKLQECVQCNCTIMDNPIKAVRFSSEGLHLAFITEDRELRVWELGEDEPLIESKLRHFSCGLCCTFHPQGGVIATGTRDGHVKFWSVPQVVPSLLHFCRMALRFSISTHQVMALPIPTKIKDILTYRNYQDSYDLLCSHHRWRQ, encoded by the exons ATGGACTCGCATAATATATGTTCTTCGAATAGACCTACTGACATACAAGGTGCAG AAGAGACTGCTCCACTGATTGGGGAGTTGAAGCCCATTCACCCCCCGTCAGTGGATGGTCGCGCCGGCTGCGAGACCTGGAGCGTCGAGTTCTCTCCGGATGGCTCCTACTTCGCATGGTCCAAAGGATATGGCATTGTGCAGTTGCTTCGGTGGCCTCTTCAGGGTATCGG ATGGCATGGAACGGCACAGCTACCTGATAGAGGGAAGGAGAAGACTTTGGACTGCGGCCAGACAGTATGGGGTTTAGCCTTTGGGCCACGCACATCCAAGTTTGCACGTCGAACCGATGACTTTAAGCTGAGAGAGCTGAATGAAATTGCACAGCCCTTGCTTCTTGCAACTGGTCTTAGCAACGGAGCGATTAAAGTATGGGAGGTCGAGACAG gtCACCTCTGTTTCAATCTGAGTGGACATCAGTCTGTCGTGCGGGACTTGGTCTTCACTCCCAATGGAAGCCTCACCCTCGTGTCTGGGTCCCGTGACACAACACTGCGGATCTGGGACTTAAACAAGTCAG ACAAAACAGCACAGGTCCTGAGTGGACATACGAATTGGGTGTACAGTGTCAGCGTCTCTCCTGACTGTAGTATGATTGCATCTGTCTGCAGAGGGAATCCA AAAGTGTTCCTGTGGAGCCTGCGGTCGTACACCTTTATAAGGAACCTGAAGAGTAGCGATACCTTCCAGGTTTCCTGTGACTTTTCTCCAGACGGTGCGCTGTTGGTTACGGCCGCGTACTTTGACAACTGGGAGACGTCCTTATGGGATCCTTACACTGGGGAACACCTCTTCAAACTACA gGAATGTGTCCAGTGCAACTGTACCATTATGGATAATCCAATCAAGGCTGTGCGTTTCTCTTCTGAAGGTCTACACCTGGCGTTTATCACTGAGGACAG AGAGCTGCGGGTTTGGGAGCTTGGGGAGGACGAGCCTCTGATCGAATCGAAACTCCGCCACTTCTCCTGCGGGCTGTGCTGCACATTCCATCCACAAGGGGGAGTCATCGCTACAGG GACACGGGACGGACATGTAAAGTTTTGGAGCGTGCCGCAGGTGGTACCCAGCCTGCTCCACTTCTGCAGGATGGCCCTGCGGTTCTCCATCTCCACCCACCAAGTGATGGCGCTGCCCATTCCCACCAAAATAAAGGACATTCTCACCTACAGGAACTACCAGGACAGCTACGATTTGCTCTGTTCCCATCATAGGTGGAGGCAGTGA
- the rfc5 gene encoding replication factor C subunit 5, with protein MASTDKKQSRNLPWVEKYRPQTLDDLISHQDILTTIRKFISEDRLPHLLFYGPPGTGKTSTILACARQLYKDKEFNSMVLELNASDDRGIDVVRGPVLSFASTRTIFKKGFKLVILDEADAMTQDAQNALRRVIEKFTENTRFCLICNYLSKIIPALQSRCTRFRFGPLSQDQMIPRLEHVIQQENINVTPDGMKAIVTLSTGDMRRSLNILQSTSMAYGKVTEDTVYTCTGHPLKSDIANILDWSLNKDFTTAYNQILRLKTLKGLALHDILTEVHLLIHRVDFPPSIRMGLLIKLADIEYRLASGTSERIQLSSMVAAFQAVRDIVVSDS; from the exons ATGGCATCCACAGACAAGAAACAGTCAAGGAATTTGCCGTG GGTTGAGAAGTACCGGCCGCAGACGTTGGATGACCTCATCTCACACCAAGACATTCTAACTACaa TTCGGAAGTTTATTAGTGAGGACCGGTTGCCTCATCTCCTGTTCTACGGACCTCCTGGCACTGGGAAGACCTCCACCATCCTGGCTTGTGCCAGGCAGCTCTACAAGGATAAGGAATTTAACTCTATGGTTCTTGAG ctcaATGCATCGGACGACAGAGGGATCGATGTTGTACGAGGGCCTGTCCTGAGTTTTGCCAGCACCAGGACCATTTTCAA GAAAGGCTTCAAGTTGGTTATCCTAGACGAAGCTGACGCCATGACCCAAGATGCCCAGAATGCTTTGAGGAGAG TCATCGAGAAGTTCACGGAAAACACCAGATTCTGCCTGATCTGCAACTACCTGTCCAAGATCATCCCTGCCCTGCAGTCCCGATGCACCCGCTTCCGCTTTGGACCGCTGTCCCAGGACCAGATGATTCCCCGGCTGGAGCACGTCATCCAGCAGGAGAA CATCAATGTCACCCCAGACGGAATGAAGGCCATTGTGACCCTGTCCACGGGAGACATGAGGCGGTCCCTGAACATCTTACAG AGCACCAGTATGGCATATGGGAAAGTCACTGAGGACACTGTGTACACCTGCACCGGCCATCCTCTCAAGTCTGACATCGCAAACATCCTTGACTGGTCCTTGAACAAGGACTTTACCACCGCGTACAATC AAATCCTGCGGCTGAAAACGCTGAAGGGCTTGGCTCTGCATGACATTTTGACAGAAGTGCATCTGCTCATACACAGAG TTGACTTCCCGCCATCAATTCGAATGGGCCTGCTCATCAAGTTGGCAGACATTGA GTACAGGCTAGCGTCTGGGACCAGCGAGAGGATTCAGCTGAGCTCTATGGTTGCGGCCTTCCAGGCTGTGAGGGATATTGTAGTGAGCGACAGCTAG
- the wsb2 gene encoding WD repeat and SOCS box-containing protein 2 isoform X2, with translation MDWMHSYQETAPLIGELKPIHPPSVDGRAGCETWSVEFSPDGSYFAWSKGYGIVQLLRWPLQGIGWHGTAQLPDRGKEKTLDCGQTVWGLAFGPRTSKFARRTDDFKLRELNEIAQPLLLATGLSNGAIKVWEVETGHLCFNLSGHQSVVRDLVFTPNGSLTLVSGSRDTTLRIWDLNKSDKTAQVLSGHTNWVYSVSVSPDCSMIASVCRGNPKVFLWSLRSYTFIRNLKSSDTFQVSCDFSPDGALLVTAAYFDNWETSLWDPYTGEHLFKLQECVQCNCTIMDNPIKAVRFSSEGLHLAFITEDRELRVWELGEDEPLIESKLRHFSCGLCCTFHPQGGVIATGTRDGHVKFWSVPQVVPSLLHFCRMALRFSISTHQVMALPIPTKIKDILTYRNYQDSYDLLCSHHRWRQ, from the exons ATGGATTGGATGCATTCTTACC AAGAGACTGCTCCACTGATTGGGGAGTTGAAGCCCATTCACCCCCCGTCAGTGGATGGTCGCGCCGGCTGCGAGACCTGGAGCGTCGAGTTCTCTCCGGATGGCTCCTACTTCGCATGGTCCAAAGGATATGGCATTGTGCAGTTGCTTCGGTGGCCTCTTCAGGGTATCGG ATGGCATGGAACGGCACAGCTACCTGATAGAGGGAAGGAGAAGACTTTGGACTGCGGCCAGACAGTATGGGGTTTAGCCTTTGGGCCACGCACATCCAAGTTTGCACGTCGAACCGATGACTTTAAGCTGAGAGAGCTGAATGAAATTGCACAGCCCTTGCTTCTTGCAACTGGTCTTAGCAACGGAGCGATTAAAGTATGGGAGGTCGAGACAG gtCACCTCTGTTTCAATCTGAGTGGACATCAGTCTGTCGTGCGGGACTTGGTCTTCACTCCCAATGGAAGCCTCACCCTCGTGTCTGGGTCCCGTGACACAACACTGCGGATCTGGGACTTAAACAAGTCAG ACAAAACAGCACAGGTCCTGAGTGGACATACGAATTGGGTGTACAGTGTCAGCGTCTCTCCTGACTGTAGTATGATTGCATCTGTCTGCAGAGGGAATCCA AAAGTGTTCCTGTGGAGCCTGCGGTCGTACACCTTTATAAGGAACCTGAAGAGTAGCGATACCTTCCAGGTTTCCTGTGACTTTTCTCCAGACGGTGCGCTGTTGGTTACGGCCGCGTACTTTGACAACTGGGAGACGTCCTTATGGGATCCTTACACTGGGGAACACCTCTTCAAACTACA gGAATGTGTCCAGTGCAACTGTACCATTATGGATAATCCAATCAAGGCTGTGCGTTTCTCTTCTGAAGGTCTACACCTGGCGTTTATCACTGAGGACAG AGAGCTGCGGGTTTGGGAGCTTGGGGAGGACGAGCCTCTGATCGAATCGAAACTCCGCCACTTCTCCTGCGGGCTGTGCTGCACATTCCATCCACAAGGGGGAGTCATCGCTACAGG GACACGGGACGGACATGTAAAGTTTTGGAGCGTGCCGCAGGTGGTACCCAGCCTGCTCCACTTCTGCAGGATGGCCCTGCGGTTCTCCATCTCCACCCACCAAGTGATGGCGCTGCCCATTCCCACCAAAATAAAGGACATTCTCACCTACAGGAACTACCAGGACAGCTACGATTTGCTCTGTTCCCATCATAGGTGGAGGCAGTGA